The nucleotide window ACCATAGTCCGTTATTCACACTGAAGGATGAGAAACAGGCCCCGAGACAGACTTGAGTAAGCAGGAAAAGTGCCTCGACAGGCCCAGTGAGGTGGTTCTAGATGAGTGAAGTGACCATGGGCTAGTtacctccattctctctctggtCCAACAGTGTTTAGGGCAAACTTTGAGATCAGCATGGGAAGGccttgcctggcacagagcccagttctcTGTGGCAACTTTGCTGGGCTTCTGGGTGAAGAAGGGCCTGTAGTAAAGGTGGGAGCATGGGAGTTTCTGTTCTTGGAGGAAGGTGAGCACACCCCTGAACCGACCCACCCGTGGCTCCAGACTGTGTGTTGGCCCTGCTCAGCATCCTAGACTCTATGGCTCTAacaacttaaataatttttattacaaaaggaagaaaagaccaaAACATCCCCAAAATTCTCCCATGGGCTTCCCCCTCCGAGCCAATAAATAAGGTGGGGGAGACTGACCGGAGAGGGGGGTGAGGGTCATGGTTCAGCAGAACAGGGAGCGTAgcctgggcaggggcagaaggacaTCCAGCCCGCTCCCCTGGTCCTGGGCACTATGATCACATTGGCTGGAACAAGGAACTCTGCTCACTGACAGCAACAGTCTCTGTCCCGAGGAGTGTGGCCAGGGAGGAAGGTCATGCCTCAGGATGGCCAGACTGGCTGCCCCACCCTGCGGCCTTCTCAGTTCTGGGCAGCAGGTGTTGAGTCCAGCCAGCTCCCTGCTGGCTCCCAGGGAATCTAGCAGCATCGACTGAGGTGCAAGCCCACGTACGAGGGGCCTCAGACAGATGGAATGGGCCCTCCCCATTGGGGGAGGCAGGTATGAAAAATCGAAGTGAGAGCTGGCCAGGTGGGGGAATCCACTGTGCCAGCCTCAAGAGGTCTCTAGAATAGAAAGATAGACCACTCCCTCCCAACCAGCTTAGCTTGTAGCTCTGTCCCTACATCGAGGTGGGGTGGTCAACACTGGCATTGCCCAGTCAAGTCTCCATGGTGTGTCTGGGAAAGAGGAGATGGTGGGAACCAGTGCCCCCCACTCGGGTCCCTTTCAGGGCCAGTGTCCTCTCGGCAGGAAGGCCTTTGGACCGCGTTAGGCAGCTGCAGGAGGGCAGTGAAGGGGTCTTCTCAGCTCCCCGGCCCAGCCATGCCCAGCGAGTGGAAGCTGCCCTCTTCCAACAAGAGCCGCCCCAGGCGGTAGAGCAGCTGGGGGTACCAGTGCACACCCTCCCCCGGGGTCCAGCTGCCCCACGCCAAGCTGGGAAACAGTCGCAGGGGCCAGAAGGCCAACTGAGCCAGACGGTGGTCAGCCACGGCCGCGAAGCAGGAGGCCACCACATCCTCCACCACCAGCGTCCCATGCCTTGTTAGTGGGGCATAGGCCCCCAGGGCCACGTGTGTGGAGACGGCTGCCACTCGGGCAGGTTGCAGGCCCGGCACCCCGGCCACCAGCACGTACTGGCCAGGTTGCACTTGGCTGGCAAATGTGGCCCGGAAGTGGGCCGCTGGTTCTGTGTGATTATTGGCGGTGAAGAGCAGGTGGGCAGGCGTGAGTGCCAGGCGGCGCGGGGGGTCCTGGGTCTCGATGACCCGGAAGGCCCTCAGCCTGTCTGGCTCGCGATCCAGGAAAATGAGCACGTCACTGAAGGTGGGGTTCCCATCCTCCCCCATGGCCAGCACCCGGTCTCCGGGTCTCACAGCTGACAAGGCCACACGTGCCCCGCTCTCTAGGCGCACCTGGGCTccagcaggaaagcagccacCTGTCTTGGCCGCAGCAGAGTGCTCTGTGGGAAGAAGGGACATGAAGGTGTTACTGCTGTGTCACAGCACCCCTCCCCAGAGCTCCTCTCGCTCCCAAAGAGCCCCCCCCCATCACCATATTCTGGCTCTACTCCCCCCTTCCCGTGCAGCCTTGAATACACCCCAACCCACGATGTGATCTGTCCTCCTCCCCCGTCTAATCCTTTGCCAGTGAGAGGAGCATATTGTGGCTCCAAGACCcatgagtgagaaagaaaggaCCCTGCTGAAGCCCCGGCCAAGCCCCTGTCTGCTCGCTGTGAAGCAATGTTGTGGAGCAGTCAGAGAGGTCAGGGGTGAACTGAGCCAGGTGGTGGTCAGCTGTGACTTGAAACTCGAAAGCTACAGTCTCGTGGAGAAGGCACTTAGCTCCTCTGGGGTCTGGATGTCCTGTCATTTCTCACTCCTTGCTCAGACACTCCCCAAAAATTGCACTCTCAGGCTGACACCCCGAGTTCTGTCCCAGAGCTGGCCCTTGGAGTCCAGATAGAAGCGAGAGGAGGGCCAGCCGTGGGCAGCTATAGACTTCTGGGGAGCCTCAGAGTGAGTGGTCAGGCCAGGGCGTGACTCAGTGGCAAGGGTAAAGTCACCATCTTCAGTTCATGTGCTGGGTCCTTGTGCGGGGACAGGACACGGTGGCATTGGTGGGCGGGATGGTGAGCAGTGTTGTGGGTGGGAATAATGATGGAAGTGGCCACTCGGGGAGCTGGTGTCGGGCCAGTGTTCGCAGGTGAAGGGTGGACGTGACTTGAAGTAGATACAATTGGCAGGAAAGTGctggaggggaggatgggggtgggtcACCACAGTGTGCCCAGGTGGGTTCGGGAATAGTAAGCAGTGGGTCTGGTCTCATGTGTCAGGTCTTCGGGTGTGACTGCTACGTGGTGCCAGCATGGAGGGCTGTGCCCGAAGCCAGGTGGAGCCAGACTGGCAGTCACACGGGAACCATCTGAAGCATCCGTGATCAGGTTCAGTGTAGGTGACAGGGATGCTGACAAGATCTGAGGGAGGGGCAAGGCCCCAATGCCTGCCCATTCGGATCAACAAGGCGGCCAATCTGGGAAAATCCATTTTATTGAGTCCACTGTTTATTCTGCCCCTCGTGGCTGGCTTTGCCCCAAACTGTCCAGCTTCAGGGCCCTGAGGGAGAGGTTGGGGATGCCTGCACCCCCTGGAGGAGCATACAAAGTGCCCTAAAGGGCCTGACCTGCAGCAGGGTTGTGGGTTCTGAGTCTCTGGGCTCCCGGCTCCTGGTGAGGCATGCTGGTGTCTGGGCATAAGCTGGCCCTTGGCCCCTGGCCCCACCGCCCGCCTCCATTCTGAGTCATCTGAGCGGGAAAGCCATCTCTGTCCCAGCCTGGCTTCCTCCATCTCTCCAGCTTGCTCTGTCTTGCACCTCCTGCTGCAGGCTCTGGACTGTGGACCGCGAGGTCGGCCGCCAGCAGTGCTGGGACAGGGCCCTGTCTCCCTAGGCTCCTGCCATGACACTACCAGGCAGGGGGTGAGCAGGTGGTCACAAGCAGCAGTGGGGAGCGAGGCGGACGTCCTCTTCCCTGGGGTCCCCGCCTCCATCCCCTGGCGGGCCTCTTCACCTTCTGGGCAGCAGTGAGCCCTGTGCCTGCCCATG belongs to Panthera tigris isolate Pti1 chromosome C1, P.tigris_Pti1_mat1.1, whole genome shotgun sequence and includes:
- the IHH gene encoding indian hedgehog protein, translated to MSPARLRPRLRFCLLLLLLLVPAARGCGPGRVVGSRRRPPRKLVPLAYKQFSPNVPEKTLGASGRYEGKIARSSERFKELTPNYNPDIIFKDEENTGADRLMTQRCKDRLNSLAISVMNQWPGVKLRVTEGWDEDGHHSEESLHYEGRAVDITTSDRDRNKYGLLARLAVEAGFDWVYYESKAHVHCSVKSEHSAAAKTGGCFPAGAQVRLESGARVALSAVRPGDRVLAMGEDGNPTFSDVLIFLDREPDRLRAFRVIETQDPPRRLALTPAHLLFTANNHTEPAAHFRATFASQVQPGQYVLVAGVPGLQPARVAAVSTHVALGAYAPLTRHGTLVVEDVVASCFAAVADHRLAQLAFWPLRLFPSLAWGSWTPGEGVHWYPQLLYRLGRLLLEEGSFHSLGMAGPGS